In Euzebyales bacterium, a single genomic region encodes these proteins:
- a CDS encoding glyoxalase superfamily protein — protein MDYKLELVLVPVTDVDRAKAFYTDQAGFACDVDHRAGDDFRVVQLTPPGSACSISVGVGITDAEPGSVTGMHLVVTDIVAAHEELTGRGVKVSEIRHMGPNGWQPGPDPERAEYNSFADFRDPDGNTWVLQEAHRGAPAA, from the coding sequence ATGGACTACAAGCTCGAGCTCGTGCTGGTGCCCGTGACCGACGTGGATCGCGCCAAGGCGTTCTACACCGATCAGGCGGGCTTCGCCTGCGACGTCGACCACCGCGCCGGCGACGACTTCCGCGTCGTGCAGCTGACCCCACCCGGGTCGGCGTGCTCGATCAGCGTGGGCGTCGGCATCACCGACGCCGAGCCCGGATCGGTCACCGGTATGCACCTGGTCGTCACCGACATCGTCGCCGCACACGAGGAACTGACCGGCCGCGGCGTCAAGGTGAGCGAGATCCGCCACATGGGCCCGAACGGGTGGCAGCCCGGCCCAGACCCCGAACGCGCCGAGTACAACTCCTTCGCTGACTTCCGCGACCCCGACGGCAACACCTGGGTGCTGCAGGAGGCCCACCGCGGTGCGCCCGCCGCATGA
- a CDS encoding SDR family oxidoreductase — translation MGELLEGRNAIVYGGGGGLGGAVAHAFGRDGAQVFLAGRTREPLEAVAKAIEAAGGSAHVDVVDALDEAAVDAHVDDVVARAGSVDVSFNLISRGDVQGTPLVEMSTEDLLRAPISGLRSTFLTARAAARRMIVQRSGVILHLNSASGAGAMPGMGSTGPADAAIESFMRYLAAEVGPRGVRVCGIWTAGVEETLASDKLAQVNPNTPDPQTVIDMISGMAALRRTPRLADVAETAAFLASDRAAGITGSMTNVTAGLVLR, via the coding sequence ATGGGCGAGCTGTTGGAAGGTAGGAATGCGATCGTCTACGGCGGTGGTGGGGGCCTCGGTGGCGCCGTGGCCCACGCGTTCGGGCGTGACGGGGCGCAGGTGTTCCTGGCCGGCCGGACCCGCGAGCCGCTGGAGGCGGTCGCCAAGGCCATCGAGGCGGCGGGCGGCTCCGCGCATGTGGACGTTGTCGACGCGCTTGACGAGGCCGCGGTCGACGCGCACGTCGACGATGTCGTCGCGCGTGCCGGCAGCGTCGACGTGTCGTTCAACCTGATCAGTCGTGGCGACGTGCAGGGCACGCCGTTGGTCGAGATGTCCACCGAGGACCTGCTGCGCGCGCCGATCAGCGGCCTGCGCAGCACCTTCCTGACCGCGCGCGCCGCGGCGCGGCGGATGATCGTGCAGCGGTCGGGGGTGATCCTGCACCTCAACAGCGCCTCTGGTGCAGGTGCGATGCCGGGCATGGGCAGCACCGGCCCGGCCGACGCGGCGATCGAGTCATTCATGCGCTACCTGGCCGCCGAGGTCGGGCCGAGAGGCGTGCGCGTGTGCGGCATCTGGACCGCCGGCGTCGAGGAGACGCTGGCGTCGGACAAGCTGGCCCAGGTCAACCCGAACACGCCGGACCCGCAGACGGTGATCGACATGATCTCGGGCATGGCCGCGCTGCGGCGGACTCCGCGGCTGGCCGATGTCGCCGAGACCGCGGCGTTCCTCGCCTCGGACCGCGCGGCCGGCATCACCGGTTCGATGACCAACGTCACCGCCGGCCTGGTGCTGCGCTGA
- a CDS encoding RNA polymerase subunit sigma-70 translates to MTQQTDGSVAAAVAGDEHAFAAVTQLHRRELHVHCYRMLASFDEAEDAVQETFLRAWRNRDTFKGDALFRAWLYRIATNVCLDGLRKRSRQATEPRSFADVPWLQPYPDRLLDEIAPPDDQPDAVAVARETIELAYLAALQVLPPRQRAALLLRDVLGWPASETAELLETSVAAANSALQRARATMQQHLPSQRSEWSSQEPTADERELLARFIDAHERCDAAAAAAAASHDIRVTMPPQLMVFDGLDAIAPLLERAFGDEREGEWRLLPTMANRMPTAASYLMRPGDTLYRAFKFDVLRVEDGTIAEITTFGPSLFGAFDLPETLPA, encoded by the coding sequence ATGACGCAACAGACGGACGGCTCCGTCGCCGCGGCGGTCGCTGGTGACGAGCATGCCTTCGCGGCGGTGACCCAGCTCCACCGCCGCGAGCTGCACGTGCACTGCTACCGCATGCTCGCGTCGTTCGACGAGGCCGAGGACGCCGTACAGGAGACGTTCCTGCGGGCGTGGCGCAACCGCGACACCTTCAAGGGTGACGCGCTGTTCCGGGCGTGGCTGTACCGCATCGCGACCAACGTGTGCCTGGACGGGCTGCGCAAGCGGTCGCGGCAGGCCACCGAGCCGCGCTCGTTCGCCGACGTGCCGTGGCTGCAGCCGTACCCGGACCGGCTGCTCGACGAGATCGCGCCGCCCGACGACCAGCCCGACGCCGTCGCGGTCGCGCGCGAGACGATCGAGCTGGCGTACCTGGCGGCCCTGCAGGTGCTGCCGCCGCGGCAGCGCGCCGCGCTGCTGCTGCGCGACGTGCTCGGCTGGCCGGCCAGCGAGACCGCGGAGCTGCTCGAGACGAGCGTCGCGGCGGCCAACAGCGCGCTGCAGCGCGCCCGCGCGACGATGCAGCAGCACCTGCCGTCGCAGCGGTCGGAGTGGTCGTCGCAGGAGCCGACGGCCGACGAACGCGAGCTGCTCGCGCGGTTCATCGACGCGCACGAACGGTGTGACGCGGCCGCGGCGGCCGCAGCCGCGTCCCACGACATCCGCGTCACGATGCCGCCACAACTCATGGTCTTCGACGGGCTCGACGCGATCGCGCCGCTGCTGGAGCGGGCGTTCGGCGACGAGCGCGAGGGCGAGTGGCGGCTGCTGCCGACGATGGCCAACCGCATGCCGACCGCCGCGAGCTACCTGATGCGACCCGGCGACACGCTGTACCGGGCCTTCAAGTTCGACGTCCTGCGTGTCGAGGACGGCACGATCGCCGAGATCACCACGTTCGGCCCGTCGCTGTTCGGCGCCTTCGACCTGCCCGAGACGCTTCCCGCGTGA
- a CDS encoding ferric reductase-like transmembrane domain-containing protein yields MNPQAWWFVVRASGLVAYALIGVTVIVGLLLSTRLLGRRPPPDWMLDWHRFLGGLSLVFTALHLVSLLIDDYIEFRVVDLVVPFATTWRPVALALGILALYMAVAVQVTSLARQRMPLRWWRRIHHLSVPLFVFATAHLLLAGTDADHPLVVLTVGGLSATIALLLWFRLPVPLGTADATRRE; encoded by the coding sequence ATGAACCCGCAGGCCTGGTGGTTCGTCGTCCGCGCAAGCGGACTCGTGGCGTACGCCCTGATCGGCGTCACCGTGATCGTCGGCCTGCTGCTTTCGACCCGTCTGCTCGGACGGCGGCCACCGCCCGACTGGATGCTCGACTGGCACCGCTTCCTCGGCGGTCTCAGCCTGGTGTTCACCGCCCTGCACCTCGTCAGCCTGCTGATCGACGACTACATCGAGTTCCGCGTCGTCGACCTGGTCGTGCCGTTCGCCACCACGTGGCGACCCGTGGCGCTCGCGCTCGGCATCCTGGCGCTCTACATGGCCGTGGCGGTACAGGTCACGTCGCTGGCGCGTCAACGGATGCCGCTGAGGTGGTGGCGCCGCATCCACCACCTCAGCGTGCCGCTGTTCGTGTTCGCGACGGCGCACCTGCTCCTGGCCGGCACCGACGCCGATCATCCCCTGGTCGTGCTCACGGTCGGCGGTCTGAGCGCGACGATCGCGCTGCTGCTGTGGTTCCGGCTGCCCGTCCCGCTCGGCACTGCCGACGCCACCCGTCGGGAGTGA
- a CDS encoding FAD-dependent monooxygenase, translating into MGVPADVLIVGAGPTGLALAAQLVAYRATVRIVDSRPTPVRPSRAIVVQPRTLEVLRPTGVTSALVARGETTAAARLHLDGRAVTIAMHDAGLHDTPYPFLLVLRQAETEAVLRAHLADRGLTVEWGTEFRCCRPGPSTVSATLRHHDGSDELVEAGYVVGCDGAGSTVRDDVGIEFVGAAYRQSVVLADVGIDADLSAEPVHAFVSPHGGVVLFAGGELAPWRVILIRGRRSRASGALDADGLRRRVAMLTAGRVAVREVAWLTDIPQQHRLAGTFRSGRVILAGDAAHVHSPAGARGMNTGIQDACNLGWKLGLVATGLGDEALLDTYDAERRPTARTSLLLTHLIFFGEAADHPVLQWARAALAPLLVPAAVALPWPRRFALRTIGQLGVAYGGGLLATEGLPRLRHGPRAGSRMPDVLLDRDGAPCRLHEAVAAPRFHLLLCGSAGTWRPSQLACFRRRFDGVVDIVLLSDASWHEPGVRALHDPHGQALAELGAGPTAQYLVRPDGHVAYRSAASDLDEVTRHLTRWLPGSVA; encoded by the coding sequence ATGGGCGTGCCAGCCGACGTGCTGATCGTGGGCGCAGGGCCCACGGGGCTCGCGTTGGCTGCCCAGCTCGTCGCGTACCGTGCGACCGTGCGGATCGTCGACAGTCGTCCGACACCGGTCCGCCCATCGCGGGCGATCGTCGTCCAGCCGCGCACCCTGGAGGTGCTCCGGCCGACCGGCGTGACCTCGGCACTGGTCGCGCGGGGCGAGACGACCGCAGCGGCGCGACTGCACCTCGACGGCCGTGCGGTCACCATCGCCATGCACGACGCTGGCCTGCACGACACGCCGTACCCGTTCCTGCTCGTGCTGCGCCAGGCCGAGACCGAGGCGGTGCTGCGCGCACACCTCGCGGACCGCGGGCTCACCGTCGAGTGGGGGACGGAGTTCCGGTGCTGCCGGCCCGGTCCGTCGACGGTCTCGGCCACGTTGCGCCACCACGACGGGAGCGATGAGCTGGTGGAGGCCGGCTACGTCGTGGGCTGCGACGGTGCCGGCAGCACGGTGCGGGACGACGTCGGCATCGAGTTCGTCGGCGCGGCGTATCGCCAGTCCGTGGTGCTCGCGGACGTCGGGATCGACGCCGACCTCTCGGCAGAACCGGTGCACGCCTTCGTCAGCCCCCACGGCGGAGTGGTGCTGTTCGCCGGCGGGGAGCTCGCGCCGTGGCGGGTCATCCTCATCCGCGGCCGGCGATCGCGGGCGTCCGGTGCGCTCGATGCCGACGGTCTGCGCAGGCGGGTCGCCATGCTCACGGCCGGCCGCGTGGCAGTGCGGGAGGTGGCATGGCTCACCGACATCCCCCAGCAGCACCGGTTGGCCGGCACGTTCCGGTCCGGCCGGGTCATCCTCGCCGGCGACGCCGCGCACGTGCACAGTCCTGCGGGCGCGCGGGGCATGAACACCGGGATCCAGGACGCGTGCAACCTCGGGTGGAAGCTCGGCCTGGTCGCGACGGGCCTGGGCGACGAGGCCCTGCTGGACACGTACGACGCCGAACGGCGTCCGACGGCGCGCACGTCGCTGCTGCTGACGCACCTGATCTTCTTCGGCGAGGCCGCGGACCATCCTGTGCTTCAGTGGGCTCGCGCAGCGCTCGCCCCGCTCCTCGTCCCCGCCGCGGTCGCGCTGCCGTGGCCGCGGCGGTTCGCGTTGCGCACGATCGGGCAGCTCGGCGTCGCCTATGGCGGCGGCCTGCTGGCGACCGAGGGGCTGCCGAGGCTGCGGCACGGTCCGCGTGCCGGATCCCGCATGCCCGACGTACTGCTCGACCGTGACGGCGCACCTTGCCGACTGCACGAGGCGGTGGCCGCACCCCGGTTCCACCTGCTGCTGTGCGGATCCGCCGGTACATGGCGCCCGTCGCAGCTCGCCTGCTTCCGCAGGCGGTTCGACGGTGTCGTGGACATCGTCCTGCTCTCCGACGCGTCCTGGCACGAACCGGGCGTCCGCGCGCTGCACGACCCGCATGGGCAGGCGCTCGCCGAGCTCGGCGCCGGTCCGACCGCGCAGTACCTCGTCCGGCCCGACGGGCACGTCGCGTACCGGAGCGCTGCCAGCGACCTCGATGAGGTCACGCGCCACCTCACCCGCTGGCTGCCCGGGTCCGTCGCGTAG